One genomic region from Tachysurus fulvidraco isolate hzauxx_2018 chromosome 14, HZAU_PFXX_2.0, whole genome shotgun sequence encodes:
- the soat1 gene encoding sterol O-acyltransferase 1: MENRRGRGTCRGSLKEVNMKNRDTTETGGDVHESRNGSVELKGKLRLGKKAEQLKENLIQHFDSQLKEFVESLIDESHTLDSSSLSSSSQPPTDSERSELRSSQAQSKQFVVRRSLLDELFEVNHIRTIYHMFIALLILFILSTLVVDFIDEGRLVLDFDLLVFAFGQFPLVVVSWLCMFLSALVVPFALLRWWAGSYSSSHHRHFYSFIAVTFLLLYQSLGLGFLPTYIVLKNSLPPASCFILILEQVRLMMKVHSFIRENVSRVWSSAKGSSASGAEPRLSSYIYFLFAPTLIYRDSYPRNPCVRWSYVTTQFLQVLGCLFYAYYVFVRLCIPQFHNVNMQLFDLRVMVLCIFNSILPGALILFLAFFAFLHCWLNAFAEMLRFGDRMFYRDWWNSTSFANYYRTWNVVVHDWLYSYVYRDLLWMTRKRFRATAMFVVFTVSAVVHEYVLAVCFGFFYPVLFCLFMCFGMLFNFVLHDRRTGPVWNIIVWTALFLGLAVLLCLYSQEWYAHKYCPLVEPSFLDLLKPRSWSCYVRTSRAAGDA, from the exons ATGGAGAACAGGAGAGGACGAGGTACCTGTCGTGGTTCACTTAAGGAAGTAAACATGAAGAATCGAGACACCACAGAGACTGGAGGAGACGTTCATGAAAGCAGGAacg GAAGTGTGGAGCTGAAAGGGAAGCTGCGTCTGGGGAAGAAAGCCGAG CAGCTGAAAGAGAACTTGATTCAGCACTTTGACTCTCAGCTGAAGGAGTTTGTGGAGTCTCTGATAGACGAATCTCACACACTGGACTCTTCATCACTGTCGTCTTCCTCACAGCCCCctacagacagtgagagaagtGAGCTGAG gTCTTCTCAGGCTCAGAGTAAACAGTTTGTGGTGCGTCGCTCCTTGTTAGA CGAGCTGTTTGAGGTGAATCACATCCGGACGATTTATCACATGTTCATCGccctcctcatcctcttcatcctcagTACATTAGTTGTAGACTTCATAGATGAGGGCCG GTTGGTGCTGGATTTTGACCTGCTGGTGTTTGCGTTCGGTCAGTTTCCCCTCGTCGTCGTCTCGTGGCTCTGCATGTTCCTCTCGGCGCTCGTCGTTCCCTTCGCACTTCTCCGTTGGTGGGCGGGGTCTTATTCCTCATCACACCACCGACACTTCTACTCGTTCATCGCCGTGACGTTCCTGCTGCTGTACCAAAGCCTCGGACTTGGTTTCCTGCCTACTTACATTGTGCTGAAAAACAGCCTTCCTCCTGCGTCCTGCTTCATCCTCATTCTCGAGCAG GTGCGTCTGATGATGAAGGTCCATTCCTTTATCAGGGAGAACGTGTCCCGCGTGTGGTCTTCAGCCAAAGGAAGCTCAG CTTCAGGGGCAGAACCTCGTCTGAGCTCCTACATTTACTTCCTGTTTGCACCCACTCTGATCTACAGAGACAGTTATCCAAG AAATCCGTGTGTTCGATGGAGTTATGTGACCACCCAATTTTTACAG GTTCTTGGATGTTTATTCTACGCCTATTACGTGTTTGTGCGTCTCTGCATTCCTCAGTTTCACAATGTGAACATGCAGCTGTTCGACCTCAGAGTGATGGTGCTCTGTATCTTCAACTCCATATTGCCAg GAGCACTGATTCTCTTCTTGGCCTTCTTTGCCTTTTTACACTGCTGGCTCAATGCGTTTGCTGAAATGCTGCGTTTTGGAGACAGAATGTTTTATAGG GACTGGTGGAACTCGACGTCCTTTGCTAATTACTACCGCACCTGGAACGTGGTGGTGCACGACTGGCTTTACAGCTACGTGTATCGGGACCTCCTGTGG ATGACTCGGAAACGTTTCCGAGCGACCGCCATGTTTGTCGTTTTCACCGTCTCGGCCGTGGTTCACGAGTACGTGCTGGCCGTGTGCTTCGGGTTCTTCTACCCCGtcctcttctgtctcttcatgtgcTTCGGAA TGCTGTTTAACTTCGTCCTACATGACAGGAGAACTGGACCTGTGTGGAACATCATCGTGTGGACGGCTCTGTTTCTGGGTCTCGCCGTTCTGCTGTGCCTTTACTCTCAGGAGTGGTATGCACACAAatactgccccctagtggag